Proteins co-encoded in one Metabacillus sp. KUDC1714 genomic window:
- the dgoD gene encoding galactonate dehydratase: MKITGYELFQVPPRWLFLKIVTDEGIVGWGEPVIEGRAETVGTAVKELMENLIGKDPHRIEDHWSMMYRSGFYRGGPILMSAIAGIDQALWDIKGKYFNAPIYELLGGACRDSIRVYSWIGGDRPIDVGLAAQSAVEAGFTAVKMNGTEELQIIDSYEKIDQAVERIAAVREAVGPYIGIGIDFHGRVHKPMAKVLAKELEAFRPMFIEEPVLSDNNEALREIAKATSIPIATGERMFSRWEYKNLLKDGYVDIIQPDLSHAGGITECKKIISMAEAFDVAAAPHCPLGPIALAACLQVDATCHNAFIQEQSLGIHYNQGNDLLDYIVEKKVFEYKDGYVKIPTGPGLGIEIDEDHVRKLANVGHNWRNPIWRHKDGSIAEW; the protein is encoded by the coding sequence ATGAAAATTACAGGATATGAATTATTTCAAGTGCCACCTCGTTGGTTATTTTTAAAGATCGTAACAGATGAAGGAATTGTTGGGTGGGGAGAACCTGTTATCGAAGGAAGAGCGGAAACGGTGGGCACTGCTGTAAAAGAGCTTATGGAAAATTTAATAGGAAAAGATCCTCATAGAATCGAAGATCATTGGAGCATGATGTATCGATCAGGTTTCTATCGTGGCGGTCCAATTTTAATGAGTGCAATAGCTGGAATTGATCAAGCTCTATGGGATATAAAAGGGAAGTATTTTAATGCACCAATCTATGAATTATTAGGTGGTGCATGCAGAGATTCCATTCGTGTTTATTCATGGATTGGTGGCGATCGTCCAATTGATGTAGGCTTGGCTGCACAATCGGCAGTTGAAGCAGGATTTACTGCTGTTAAAATGAATGGAACAGAAGAACTGCAAATAATCGATTCTTACGAGAAAATTGATCAGGCTGTTGAACGGATTGCCGCTGTTCGAGAAGCGGTCGGTCCATATATTGGAATTGGAATTGATTTTCATGGCCGTGTACATAAACCAATGGCGAAAGTATTAGCAAAAGAGTTAGAAGCATTTCGACCGATGTTTATAGAAGAACCGGTACTTTCTGACAATAATGAAGCACTAAGAGAAATAGCTAAAGCCACAAGTATCCCAATTGCAACAGGTGAAAGAATGTTTTCTAGATGGGAATATAAGAATCTATTAAAAGATGGCTATGTTGATATTATTCAACCAGATCTATCCCACGCAGGTGGAATTACTGAATGCAAAAAAATCATCTCAATGGCAGAGGCATTTGATGTTGCAGCAGCTCCCCATTGTCCTTTAGGACCAATCGCATTAGCTGCATGCTTACAAGTTGATGCAACCTGTCATAATGCATTTATACAGGAACAAAGTCTGGGTATTCATTACAATCAGGGAAATGATCTATTAGACTATATTGTTGAGAAAAAAGTGTTTGAATACAAAGATGGCTATGTCAAGATTCCTACAGGACCTGGATTAGGCATTGAAATTGATGAGGATCATGTAAGGAAGCTTGCAAACGTGGGACATAATTGGAGAAATCCAATTTGGAGACATAAAGATGGAAGTATTGCCGAGTGGTGA
- a CDS encoding ABC transporter ATP-binding protein: MLRRFYSYYIPHKKLFIIDFSSAIIVALLELAFPLAVQWFIDSLLPSEDWGAIVSVSIGLLLLYIISTFLQFIVNYWGHKLGINIETDMRRQLFQHVQKQSFKFFDNTKTGNIMSRVTNDLMDIGELAHHGPEDLFISIMTFLGAFWIMFAINAKLALVALVILPFLGWLIVVSNMKMNRAWKNMYTEIADVNSRVEDSVSGVRVVQSFTNEHFENNRFQANNQKFRKAKLAGYKVMSFSLSGIYMMTRFVTLAVLVVGAWLSYTGQLSYGELVGFVLYINVLFKPIDKISALMELYPKGMAGFKRFTELMDMDPDVVDVKDAVEVSSLRGDIKFEGVSFGYDEHKRVLEGIDLTISSGETIAFVGPSGAGKTTICSLIPRFYDVEGGSIKIDGIDIRNMTKHSLRSQIGIVQQDVFLFTGTLRENIAYGKLHATQEEIEAAAKRAHLESFIESLPFGYDTQIGERGLKLSGGQKQRIAIARMFLKNPPILILDEATSALDTETELIIQKALTELSKNRTTLVIAHRLATIRNADRIVVVTENGIAEEGNHDELIEQDGIFANLHRVQYQR; this comes from the coding sequence ATGCTAAGGCGTTTTTATTCGTATTACATACCTCATAAAAAGCTTTTTATTATTGATTTTAGTAGTGCTATTATAGTAGCCCTTTTAGAATTAGCATTTCCACTTGCTGTACAATGGTTTATTGATTCCTTGCTACCAAGTGAAGACTGGGGAGCAATTGTGTCAGTAAGTATTGGGTTATTACTACTGTATATTATTAGTACTTTTTTACAATTCATCGTGAATTATTGGGGACATAAGCTTGGCATTAACATTGAAACCGATATGAGAAGACAGTTGTTTCAGCATGTGCAAAAGCAATCATTTAAGTTTTTTGATAATACAAAAACCGGTAATATCATGAGCCGTGTTACAAATGACCTTATGGATATAGGTGAGCTTGCACATCACGGACCTGAGGATTTATTTATTTCAATTATGACATTCTTAGGTGCATTTTGGATCATGTTCGCCATTAATGCAAAGCTTGCATTAGTGGCGTTAGTAATATTACCATTCCTTGGCTGGCTTATCGTTGTAAGTAATATGAAAATGAACCGTGCATGGAAGAATATGTATACTGAAATAGCAGATGTGAACTCTCGGGTAGAGGATAGTGTGTCAGGGGTTCGTGTAGTGCAATCATTTACAAACGAACATTTTGAAAATAACCGTTTTCAGGCAAATAACCAAAAGTTTCGTAAAGCAAAGCTTGCTGGATATAAGGTTATGTCCTTTAGCCTGTCTGGTATATATATGATGACGCGATTTGTCACTTTGGCTGTACTGGTAGTTGGGGCGTGGTTAAGCTATACGGGTCAGCTTTCATATGGAGAACTAGTTGGATTTGTTTTATATATAAACGTATTATTTAAACCGATTGATAAAATTAGTGCATTAATGGAGCTTTACCCGAAAGGAATGGCTGGATTCAAACGTTTTACTGAGTTGATGGATATGGATCCAGATGTTGTAGATGTTAAGGATGCTGTAGAAGTTTCCTCACTACGGGGTGACATTAAGTTTGAGGGCGTGTCATTTGGTTATGATGAGCATAAACGAGTGTTAGAAGGGATCGATTTAACGATTTCTTCAGGAGAAACGATTGCTTTTGTTGGACCATCAGGTGCCGGAAAAACAACAATTTGTTCACTTATTCCACGCTTTTACGATGTAGAGGGTGGTTCTATCAAAATTGACGGGATCGATATTCGTAACATGACGAAGCATTCCCTACGCTCACAAATTGGGATTGTTCAACAAGATGTTTTTCTATTTACAGGAACTCTTAGAGAAAATATTGCCTATGGAAAATTACATGCAACACAAGAAGAAATAGAAGCAGCCGCGAAACGAGCTCATTTAGAGAGCTTTATTGAATCACTTCCATTTGGCTATGACACACAAATTGGTGAAAGAGGACTAAAACTTTCAGGAGGTCAAAAGCAACGAATTGCTATTGCGAGAATGTTTTTGAAAAATCCACCAATTTTAATATTAGATGAGGCAACCTCAGCCCTTGATACAGAGACTGAATTAATTATTCAAAAAGCATTAACTGAGCTTTCAAAAAATCGTACAACGCTCGTCATTGCGCATCGATTAGCAACGATTCGCAACGCTGATCGCATTGTTGTCGTTACAGAGAACGGGATTGCTG
- a CDS encoding lactonase family protein — MTKLIGYIGTYTKGESKGVYSFTLDTEASKLGDVKAVAELDNPTYVTVSNDNKTLYAVLKEDNEGGVASYTINTQTGELSKVNSQVIDGASPCHVSVDSENRQVVTANYHKGTIESYLVDEDGTVNPAVSNMELTGKGPHERQEKPHTHFSGFTPDEKYVIAVDLGIDKVITYKNESGKLEEAHSLLVKAGSGPRHITFHPNGKFAYVMTELSNEVITLSYNAETGIFTELQYIPTIPADFTENSQGSAIHISSDGRFVYAGNRGHNSIAVFSVNQDNGELAFVEYTSTEGNWPRDFVLDPSENFIVASNQESSNLVLFSRDSETGKLTLIQSDVSVPDPVCVKFLNV; from the coding sequence TTGACAAAATTAATTGGATATATCGGTACGTACACAAAAGGTGAGAGTAAAGGGGTTTACAGTTTTACATTAGACACAGAAGCTTCTAAGCTAGGTGATGTAAAAGCAGTTGCTGAATTGGACAACCCTACATACGTAACGGTAAGCAACGACAACAAAACTCTCTATGCAGTTTTAAAAGAAGATAATGAGGGTGGTGTCGCTTCTTACACAATTAATACCCAAACTGGTGAGCTTTCCAAGGTAAATAGTCAAGTCATCGATGGTGCATCACCATGCCATGTGAGTGTTGACAGTGAAAACCGCCAAGTTGTAACTGCAAACTATCACAAAGGAACGATCGAGTCTTACTTAGTAGATGAAGATGGCACAGTAAATCCTGCTGTTTCAAATATGGAACTCACCGGAAAAGGTCCACATGAAAGACAAGAAAAACCACATACTCATTTCTCAGGATTTACACCAGACGAGAAATATGTAATTGCTGTTGATTTAGGGATTGATAAAGTCATTACATATAAAAATGAAAGTGGAAAACTAGAAGAAGCTCACAGTTTATTGGTAAAGGCTGGTAGTGGTCCAAGACATATTACCTTCCATCCCAATGGAAAGTTTGCATATGTTATGACAGAGCTTAGTAATGAAGTTATCACTCTAAGTTATAATGCTGAAACTGGCATATTCACGGAATTACAATACATACCTACAATTCCTGCAGACTTCACTGAAAATAGTCAAGGAAGTGCCATTCATATTTCCTCAGATGGTCGTTTCGTCTATGCAGGAAATCGCGGACATAACAGCATTGCTGTATTCAGTGTTAATCAAGATAATGGCGAGCTCGCATTTGTTGAATATACCTCTACTGAAGGCAACTGGCCTCGTGACTTTGTATTAGATCCATCGGAAAACTTCATTGTTGCTTCAAATCAGGAAAGCAGCAATCTTGTGTTGTTCTCTAGAGATAGTGAAACAGGGAAACTTACATTGATACAATCTGATGTTTCGGTTCCTGATCCTGTTTGTGTCAAATTCCTAAACGTTTAA